One Armatimonadota bacterium genomic window carries:
- the rbsC gene encoding ribose ABC transporter permease (functions to transport ribose at high affinity; forms a complex with RbsA2C2B), protein MLRPSWGCIRFPSGPDPVCAHPKQPTAIRNPAIEIRPIMAHSCIESVGRMHEVQRMRTPAQRRSWIVTFQKYQGFVGLAILLAAAAYMDRTHFFSSANLANILNQLAVPGILAVGMTFVILTGGIDLSVGSLLGLLNCVCATWLVGGASTPTTIAFVLFLGTAIGAIIGGLISVSKMQPFVVTLAAMVSLRGIAYVYTNNGTVSGLGDKLEFLLTPKLGIPTNAWIMLVITAIAAIILWATVFGRRIYALGGNEQAARYSGIPLTRVRMGAYAINGLCIAIAALIFTARNTNGDPGAGMGYELDAITAVVVGGTSLLGGYGNIVGTFLGALFIVCLNVLLILKGVNTYVGMGWKGLVILVAVYLQSLGRKQDS, encoded by the coding sequence ATGCTTCGCCCGTCCTGGGGTTGCATCAGATTTCCAAGCGGTCCCGATCCGGTTTGCGCCCACCCCAAGCAACCCACCGCGATCAGGAATCCCGCCATTGAGATTCGTCCGATCATGGCCCATTCTTGCATAGAATCGGTGGGTAGAATGCACGAAGTTCAACGTATGCGAACTCCCGCCCAACGAAGAAGTTGGATAGTCACGTTCCAAAAATATCAGGGCTTCGTTGGCCTTGCCATTTTGTTGGCTGCGGCCGCCTACATGGACCGCACCCACTTCTTCTCGTCGGCCAACCTCGCGAACATCCTGAACCAACTGGCCGTGCCCGGCATTCTCGCCGTCGGCATGACGTTCGTCATCCTCACCGGCGGAATCGACCTCAGCGTTGGCTCGCTCCTGGGCCTTCTGAACTGCGTTTGCGCCACCTGGCTAGTCGGCGGAGCTTCGACGCCTACGACCATTGCCTTCGTGCTGTTCCTGGGAACCGCCATCGGCGCGATTATCGGCGGCCTCATCAGCGTGTCCAAGATGCAACCGTTCGTGGTGACTCTAGCCGCGATGGTGAGTTTACGCGGCATCGCCTATGTGTACACCAACAACGGAACCGTTAGCGGCTTGGGCGACAAGCTCGAATTCCTGCTCACTCCCAAGCTCGGCATTCCCACCAACGCGTGGATCATGCTCGTGATTACCGCTATCGCTGCGATCATCCTGTGGGCAACCGTCTTTGGTCGCCGGATCTACGCCCTTGGTGGCAACGAGCAGGCGGCCAGGTATTCCGGCATTCCCCTCACGAGGGTTAGAATGGGGGCGTATGCCATTAACGGGCTCTGCATCGCCATCGCTGCGCTCATTTTTACGGCGCGAAACACTAACGGTGATCCAGGCGCGGGCATGGGGTACGAACTCGATGCCATCACCGCCGTCGTGGTGGGCGGCACCTCGCTCTTGGGCGGATACGGGAACATCGTCGGAACCTTTCTCGGCGCGCTGTTCATTGTCTGCCTCAACGTCCTACTCATCCTCAAAGGCGTCAATACCTACGTGGGGATGGGCTGGAAAGGACTCGTTATTCTCGTCGCCGTTTACTTGCAAAGCTTAGGTAGGAAACAAGACTCATGA
- a CDS encoding substrate-binding domain-containing protein, with protein MKYLLPLIALLFVAGCGPSGDTNSTSSTPSGGTVSSGEKPLVAFSQANSQDPWRKVFDATTKAEADKHSSEFSFEEQDASGDSKKQNDIIDTFMVRKPKILLVSPNDTAVTKSVEKAFDAGTSVILLDRAIEGDKYTCYIGGDNKEIGRQAGQFVADKLAGKGVVLMIQGIADATPTHDRRDGFMEVIKKYPGISIIDGDDCGYQRQKARSYMETFLQTGKHIDCVYAHNDEMAIGARLAWDAAHPNDKAPLFVGIDGCQKEVVNMIKSGKLDATFQYPTPGAKGIEIAAEILKGNMPKDKKIILPTVRVDKDSADKYLADNPNLAP; from the coding sequence ATGAAATATCTACTGCCACTGATCGCTCTCCTTTTCGTCGCCGGGTGTGGACCCAGCGGCGACACGAACTCAACGTCGAGTACCCCTTCTGGCGGTACGGTCTCATCGGGCGAAAAGCCCCTGGTTGCGTTTTCGCAGGCTAACTCTCAGGACCCGTGGCGAAAGGTTTTCGATGCCACAACCAAAGCCGAAGCCGACAAGCATTCCAGCGAATTTAGCTTTGAGGAGCAAGACGCATCGGGCGACTCCAAGAAGCAAAACGACATCATCGACACCTTCATGGTCCGCAAGCCAAAGATCCTGCTCGTCTCGCCCAACGACACGGCTGTGACCAAGTCGGTAGAGAAGGCTTTTGACGCGGGAACGTCGGTCATTCTGCTGGATCGCGCCATCGAAGGCGACAAGTACACCTGCTACATCGGCGGCGACAACAAGGAAATCGGACGACAAGCCGGTCAATTCGTGGCCGACAAGCTCGCCGGTAAAGGCGTGGTGCTAATGATTCAGGGCATCGCCGACGCGACGCCGACCCACGACCGACGCGACGGCTTCATGGAAGTCATCAAGAAGTACCCGGGCATCTCGATCATCGATGGCGACGACTGCGGCTATCAGCGACAAAAGGCTCGCTCGTACATGGAGACCTTCCTTCAGACCGGCAAACACATCGACTGCGTTTACGCCCACAACGACGAGATGGCGATCGGCGCTCGCTTGGCTTGGGATGCGGCGCATCCGAACGACAAAGCCCCGCTCTTTGTGGGAATCGACGGATGCCAAAAGGAAGTGGTGAACATGATCAAGAGCGGCAAGCTCGACGCGACCTTCCAGTATCCGACGCCAGGTGCGAAGGGAATCGAGATCGCGGCGGAAATCCTGAAAGGCAACATGCCGAAGGACAAGAAGATCATTCTGCCGACGGTTCGAGTGGATAAGGATTCGGCTGACAAGTACTTGGCGGACAACCCCAACCTCGCTCCGTAG